CTACGTGGCGCCGCTCCTTCTTCTGTTGCTCGACCTTTTTCTGCCGCGCGCGGAATCCCGCGCCGACACGGCCCGAGGCCTGCCTCCGGGCAAATCTGCAAGGGAACGGATCGTGGATGTGGGCCTCGCGGCCCTGGCGACAGGCCTGGTCATGCTGTGGCGACGCTTTGCGCTCGGCGCTTGGGGCGAGGTCTCGCAGTCGGCCGCAAGCAACCCCGACAGCCTCTTGTTCCGCGTGGTCGAAAGCGGCCACGGGTTCGTGGCAGGGCTGTTTCAGTCGATCGCACCGCGAGGTCTGTCCCCCGAATACGATCCGGTGGCCATCGACGGGTGGGGCTTGTTCGTGGGCCTGGCCGCTCTGGTGGCCATTGCGGGCCTCGTGGCGCTTGTCGTCTACCTTCGTCCCCGAGCCCCCTTGGCCGCGCTCGGTCTGGCTTGGGCACTCGTGGCTTTCCTTCCCACCTCGGGGCTGGTCGCCCTCACCAACGAGCGGGCCGACCGCTACATGTACCTGGGCCTGCCAGGGCTCATTCTCGTCGTGGTGGTGGGGCTTTCGCGCCTATCCGTCAGGCTATCGGAAAGACTGAGACGCGGGCGCCCCCCGGTGACGGTGGCGGGCATGCCGCTCACCTGGATGTTGGCGGGGCTGATGGTCACGGGCCTCGGTCTCGTTTCGCGCCAACAGTCTCTCCTGTGGGCCGACGAAGAACGCCTCTGGGCCTACGCGGTCAAGCATGCGCCCAACTCTCCCCGTAGCTGGGCCGGCTGGGGATCTTTGCTCCTGGAGCGGCGCCAGACGCTGGAGGCGCAGCTCGCCGCCACGGCCGGACTGACCCGGTTCAACGGCGATCCCCGGTTGCGTGAGCTGCTCGGGCTCACCTACCTGCACCAGGGTTCGATTGCCACCGCCTGCGACGTTCTCAAGCAGGCGGCCGACGTGGGCCCTGCGGCCGATCGGGCGCAACGGGCGAGCAATCTGGGGTACTGCTACATGCGCCTTTTGCGCTTCGAGGACGCCTTGCCACAGTTCGAGAAGGCACGACGTCTTGCACCTTGGTTCGACCGTGGCTGGACAAACGCCATCGAGACCCTGAAGCGCATGGGCCGGACGAAAGAGGCAGAGGCCCTCCAAGCAGAGTTCGACGCGCGGGGGGCCTAGAGACCCATGGGCCCCGCGCCCCGAGGCGAGGCACCAAGGGACGCGGGCCCAGGGACGAAAAAGCCCCCATGGCCGTTCCCGGCGGTGGGGGCTTTCGGAAAGGGGAGAAGCGCGGTCTAAAGGCGGGCGTCGACCGGGGCCATGGTTCCGCGTGCGTCGTAGCGGATCTTGGCGCACTCCGTGCGGTTGGCGTAGGTCCAACCGATGAAGTCGGGGTCGTTCGAGCGGCTCTTGGCCAGGTAGGCTTTGGCCCACTCGACGTGCTGCGGGTTTTCGGGGTCGTAGAGGCGCGCTTTCAGGATGCGCTCCTCGAAGAACGAGTAAAAGGCGTCGTCGGCAGGGGTCAACGCGGATCCCCAGGGATGTCCTTCGGGAACGGCCGGCAGCCAGTCCTGGGGCATCTCGACCGTGCCATCGGGGTGCTTGACGGGGCGGTCGAGCTTGGAAAGGCCCGGAACCTTGGCCCCGGAAGCGAGGTTGAGGCGCTGGCTGTCGTTCAAGCCAAGGCCTTGCCGAGACAGAGCCTCGTTCAGGGTCTCGATGCGGAACGCGTTCACCTCGTCCATTGTGCGGAACTCGGCGGTCTTGAGGTCGGCACAAACGTCGGGCAAGCAGGCGTAATTCGCGGTAGCCGCCACCAAACCCGAGATGGCAAACAGGAACATGAGCCGCTGGAACTGAGGGTTCTTCTTCATGGGGACGAGGGCCTCCAATGTGGGCAATAGGCGCGCATCTTAGTCAACGGGGGTCCCAGGGGTCAACAACAGGAGTCGAAATAACCACTTACACCGGCCAAGGGCTTGGCTCGGTGCGAAGAACCCAGCCTGTGAGACCCCGAGCGGGCCCCTCCAGGGCAAATTTTCCGCAGGCCTACGGTCCGCGACGGAAGCCCGGGTGCCCAGGACCGCCGGCCAGGCGTCTACGCTTCTTTGGGCCCTCCGGCGGACGAGCCCCGGCTTGCATTAGTTGACATAATATCTGTTATCGGACAAATCGGTGTGGGCGCAAAATGGAAATGTCCGGTTTGTGCAAGATAGAAATGTCCGGTTTGGAGGACGATGCATTTCGCTACGGTCGGCCGGCCTTGACTTCAGAAGCACCCGGCGATCGACGATGCTAACCTTGCAAACGTGGGCGTCGATCAGCAGGAATTCGAGGCGTTCGAGCAGCTGGTGCTGCGGACGTACTTCGAGACGAGCGGTCCACCTCTGACCGCCGCGTTCGTTGCCTACGCCGCGGGCATCTCTCAGCAGCGGGCTTTGCGCATGTTGGCCCAGATGCTGGAGGCTGGCAGCCTCTCGGCACGGGCCACCCACACGGGGGTCGTGGAATACTTCGTCCCCGGAACGCCCCGGCCCGTAGACGCCCCCGTGGCCTTTGCCCACGGCCCAAGCCCCCGATCTCCTCATCCCGAGGCCGCTCTCGACAACCCCGTGACCGCGGTATGCCTCTCCGTGCTGGTCCCCGGCGCCGGCCACATCTACAGCGGTCGCCCGGGCGCCGGTGTTGCGTGGATGGCCAGCACCTTGGTCGGCTATGCGTGTTGCTTCTTTCCGGGCCTGCTCCTCCACGGCCTGTGCATGCTCAGCGCCGCGCACGCACCGGGCATCCGTCGAGGCTGACGAGCGGCGGCTTTAGCCCGTCAGGCTTGCTTCTTTTTCCCGCAGCAGCTCCTTGAGCGCCGTCACGGCCTTGGCCTGTTCCGACCCTGGCGCCGCCGAGCTCTCCAGCGCCGCCACGGCTTCGTTCAGCGTGCGGACATCGTCGTCCGCGCGCCGGCGCAGCGCCTCGTGCATGTCACGGAACTGCGTGTAGAAGCCCTGCAGCTCGTCCCCCTTGCGCAGGCCTCGCAGGGATGGGCCCAGGCGGTTGTCGCGCACCCGCTGGAAGATCGTGGCGATGCTGTACAGCGGCCCGGCGATGCGGTGAGTGATCAAGATTCCCACCCCCGACACCGAGGCCACCAGCACCAACCCGAAACCCACGATGCCCCAAAGCACCATTTTGTCCTTGCTGGCGAACTCGGACTGCAGCTGCTCGGCGCTCACCGGGTCGACCAAGCCCGTGAGGGCAATGATGCGAGAGGTGTCACGGGTGGCCTGGTAAATCATGTAGCCGAGCCCCGCGGTCAGGAACGCCGCCACCACCACGATGGCGGCCGTGTACCGAAGCTGCAACCCTGCGTCCAGAAGGTAGTTCCGGATCCGGCGCTTGTATTTGGTCGTGTTCTCGCTTGGCACTTGCGCTTCCATCGTACCGATCCTCTCTTAGCCCCCTTGGGATTGGAAGAAACGCTTGAGGTCGTCTCCCAATTGCCCCGCCGACGCCTCCAGGCAATCTCGGCGAGCCATGTCCTTGTCCTGTGGGCGTGACCCTCCCTGCACGGCCGCCCCTGCACTCGTCCACATGAGGATGCTCTTGGAGGGCCAGCGCGCCACCATCACCTTGACGTCGCAATTGATCTCCACGGCGCCCCCGACATTCGCCTCATCGAGCTGCGTCACGTTGCCGTCGATGAGGAAGCCCAGGCGACCCGCCTTCGCGAAGTCGGCTTTCTCTTCCGAGGTCAGCGAAAACGTGACCGCGCCAAGGTCGCTCAGTTTCTGTTGAATCGCCTTGCGCAACAAGCCGAGCGATTCGCCCGAAGCAGCCTTGGTGCCCCCCGAGAACGGGCCGAATTCGAGGTAGATGCGGGCCTTGCCGCCGCCCTCGCCTCCGTCACGACCAAGCCCGGCCAAGGCCCGTTCGAGCTGGGAGCGTACGAACTTGTCGCCCTCCGCCTTCAAGGCGGTGCGCAGGTGGTCGGCGGCTTCGGGGGCGCCCAGACGTCCCAGCGATTGCGCGGCCACCGCCCGAACGGTGTTGTTGGCGTCACCAAGTGCCTTCGCGAGCGCCGGCACGGCAGCTCGGTCCCCCAGCTTGCCAAGGACCAGGGCCGCCTGAACCCGAACCTTGTAGCTCGAGTCGGTGAGCAGGATCTGGGACAGCTCGTCCACCTTGCCGGCTCCCTCGGCCCCCCTTATCCCTACCAGGCCCGCCAACAGCGCACCCAGAACGCCCGCGCACAAACGGGCGCGCATAGAGCGCTTTCGTCTCTCGAGGCTCTGCCCGGCGATGGTTGCAGTCATTCCGCATCCATACTCATCGGCACAGAGACCTCCGGCTTCAAGGTCAACACGAAAGACCACCCCGTTCCGGGGGCCGCCTCCCCCGGCTCGACTTCGATCAGGCCTCCGTGCATCTCGAGGACGGCCTTGGCCAACGCCAGCCCCAGGCCATGCCCCACGGGGACGTGCCGGGCGGTCCGGGCGTAGGGCTCGAACATGCGATCCCGCTCGTCGGGCGCCAAACGGTCACCATCGCCCCCGATGGTCGCGCAGACGCGGTCTTCACGGTTCTGCACGGTGACCGTGACGACGCGATTCAGCGGCTGCCGGAGGGCGTGGGCCACCAGGTTCTGGAGGGCGCGTTTGAGCAGTTCCCGGTCTCCCCGCACGGTGGCTCGGCTGAGGGCCAGCACCTCCACCGTTTTGCCGGCGGTGCGCGCCCAGGCAGACAAGTCATCCCGCGCCTCGTAGGCAAGCTGCGCCAACGAAACCGACGCCTCCGATAAAACGATGCGCCCCTCTTCGACCCGCTCGTAGTCGAGCACGGTTCGCAACCCGCGACTCATCTGAGCACACAGCGTCCGGGTGTCCTGTATGCACTCGGAGACCTCGACGTCGTCCGTTCCCCCGCGACCGAAAAGCTGCTGCGCCATGAACTCGAAGTTCGCCTGCAACGCGGACACGGAGCTTTGTAGATCGTGAACGAAGCTCGACACCCAACGCCGCTGCTGGGCGATCGTCGAACCCTGAGTTTTTCGTTTGCGCTCCTCCCGCCGGAAAAGTGCGTGCGTCCGGAGCAACGCCCACAGACGAGCACGCCGCTCGCTCGCATCGGTCGAGGGGCTGAAGATCGCGTCCGCCCCTGCCCCGATGGCTCGCACGCGGTAGGTGCGGTCCTCGCCCGGGCCGTAAAGCACCACGGGCACGAAGTGCGTTCGCGTGTTGCCCTTGAGCCGCTGGCACAGCTCTACCCCACCCGCCGGACCGATCCCGTCGTCGATGAGCACCACATCCGGAGGATGGATCAGGGCTTCCTCGAACGCGGTCTCCGCGTCCGTGACCACTTGAAGGTTCAGGCGCAGAGATCGAAGGAACTCCACGAGGGGCTTTGCAGCGCTTCGGTCGGGCGCGACCACCAAGCCCTCCATGTCGCCTGGCAAAGCGACGACGTCACTGCGGGTGGTGCTCTCGTTCGGAAGCATATGTGGCCCGCAGGTTCCTTCCGAGCTCACAGTAACAGCTCTCAGGATTCCTATCAAACTCGAGAGCACGGCGGCTCGCCCTCATCCTCGAGGGGGCTGCGTGCGCGCGGGGGTCACCCCCTCCTTCGACGATGACGGCGACGATGACGGGCGACGCGCCCGCAAGCGCGCGGTGCCTGCCAGGTAAGCCAACACGAGCGCGGCACCGATTCCTGCACCCAGTCCATCAGCGAGGAGGTCCTTCGGGTCCGGCGAGCGATTGGGAACGAACGCCTGGTGCAGTTCGTCCGTGGCTCCATAGAGAAGGGATGCACCCGCAGCGACCGCCCAGACCCGGAAGCGGGTCCAGCCTGGGAACTCGTTGGCCAGCGCGCGCGCAAGCAAGCCGCCGAAAAAACCGTAGACGAGCGCGTGGACAGCTTTGTCGGCGAAGGCGAACGAGACTTGTGGGTACGAGGTTCCTGGGATGGACGACGCCACGAAGAGCAGCAGCGCCCAGAGCCCCGGTGCCAACCACCACAGCCGCCTCCGACGTTGTCGCACATGTAGGATTTTTGACTTCATATCAATACACAGTTATGTTCTGAGCATGCCAGACAAGCCCCGCCTGCCCAAAGCCCCCCTGCCCGCGCCCCTGCCGCGTTTGGTGACGCCAGATACAGACGAAGAAAAACGAGAACACCTGCGTTTCGACAAGGTTTTTCCCGTTCGGGTGGAAAGCCTTCTCTTCGGTGAGTTCCGCTGCGTGGCGCGCAACGTCTCTGCCGGGGGAATCTTCATCGAAACCCGGGATCACCTGCCCCTGGGAGCACAGCTGCGGGTCTGCTTTTTGACGCCGGACGAAAGCGGCGAAATCGTGGCCATCGGCGAAGTCAAAAACCACTACTTCATCAATTTTGCACAAGCTGGCGAGAGCAGGTCGGTTTCTGGCATGGCCGTCCGCTTTTTGTCGTTCGAGGAAGAAAGCGAAGTGCACCTGCGCGCCTGCCTCGACCGCTTCCGGGTCCTTCACTGAACCCGGGCGGCCGCTTTCCAACAGCCGGACCGCGGCAAGCGCCCACGATCACGGACGATTGGGATCTCCGTTGTGGCGCGGAGCCGCGTTGTGTAGAAACCTGGCCGAACGTGACGGCGCTATTAATCGTTCTCGAAGGCATCGACGGCTCAGGCACCACCACCCAGGCGGCTCGTCTGGTGAGCCGTTTGCAAAGCCTCGGCCGACTGGCTCACGGCACCCGCGAGCCCTCTACGGGGCCTGTCGGGGCTTTGCTTCGCGAGTTGTTGATGGGACGTCATGCCATGGCAGATGATCGACCCGTCGGGGGCGACACCATGGCCCTGCTCTTCGCGGCAGACCGCAAGGACCACCTCCAGCGAGAGATCGAGCCCCGCCTGGCCGAGGGCTGCGACGTGGTGTCTGACCGTTACGTCTGGTCGTCGTGGGCCTACCAGGCACAGGAAGCTGACCTGCCCTGGGTGAAGGCGCTCGGCCGCAACCTGCGTGCACCTGATCTGACCCTTCTCATCGACCTTCCGATCGAAGAGGCCGCACGCAGGCGGGCCCTCGCAGGGCGTCCCGAGGAACGTTACGACGCAGACGCGACACTGGCCCGGGTGGCCCGACAGTACCAGCGCCTGGCCGCCGATGATCCCAATGCCAGGGTGGTGGATGGGAGCCCTTCGATCGACGAGGTCACCGCCCGCATATGGTCCGAGGTGGACCGTTTGCTTGCATCCCGATCGCCGAGCCAGGAGGCCCCTTGACCCGGTTCCGTGTCCTTGCTTCGATTTCCTCAGCGACACTCATCGCGCTCGGCGCGGCGCTGGGAGCCTGTGCCCACACCCCGACACCCGCCGAGGAAGGTCTGGCGGCACCCATGAGCGAGGCCCCCCTCACAGAGCCTGCGGGCACAGCCGACCGGGCGGTCGAGGCTCCGGCTGAGGCCGCTCCGCCTCGTTCACCCACGGAGCGTTGCCGCTCCATGGTCGGCACCGATGCCATCAAGCGGGAGGCCGTCAGCGCCGTCGTTGCGGCGGGTCTCGGCCAGTGGTTGCAGGGCGTAAAAGTTGAACGAGTTCTTGAAGGGCGGGCCTTCAAGGGCTGGAAAATACAGCTTCTTCACCTTGAGAACCCCTGCTACGCTGCCGTGGACCTTCGCCCGGGCGATGTGGTCACGGCCATAAACGGCCAAGGTCCCAAACCGCTGGAACGTCCGGAGAGCGCGATGGCCGTGTTCAACAGTCTGGCCTCCGCCCCGGCGATCGAGGTGACCTACCTTCGCGAAGGCGCCCCCCGAAAGCTTCGCTTCGAGATCGTGCAATCCGAAAAGCCTTGACCCCCTTCATGCCTCACGACTTAGCCCCTGCAGAGACACCCTTGCCCACGCGCTTCGAGCTCCGAACCCGAGGCGACGATGGCGCCTGGACGACCTTGGCGACCGTCTTCGAGCGGGAGGGCCAAGCGAGCTTCATTCTCGCGGATCTTCCCTGTGGCGAGTGCGGGCCTTGTCGACGGGCGCTCGTCTCGAGCTGCGTGAATCCGCAACGCTGGACCGCAATGGAGAACCAGCCACCGCCCGCACGGTATCGCTTTGGCTTCGACACAGCCAGGCTCCCCCTCGCAACGGCGGCGTGGGCTGCAGCCGTGGCGCCGCTGCTGGAGGCCATCGGACGAGCGGGACTCGGCCCGGGTGACGTTTCCTTTTGGTTGGGCAGCAGCCCCTACGCCGTACTCGGCGCGTGCTTGGCGGCCGTTCGCGGAAGCAAGGCGTACCTGTGCGGGCATCCGGTACTCGAAGCGGCACTGGCCAACGTGGTCGCCGAAGATCGAGAGCAAGGCCCGCGTTTCGTCGCGCTTGGCGCGCTCGACGAAGCGGCGCTCGACGTGTCGCGGGGATCCCCTTCCGGGTTCGCCGAGCGCCACGTCTTCGTGCTCGACGCTGATGCCCTCGTGTGGTCCGCCGCCACCAACCTCCTCGTTCCGGGAACAACCCTGGTATCGCTGGGCGCCGCCCCGGCGCTCGCGGGCCTGCCAGAGGACGCACGGCTTTTCACGATGGGGACTCGCTGCAACCCCGACTTCGCACCGGAAGCCCTGGCAGCCTTGGCGACGAACGCACTCGTCGCGAGGGCCTGCGATCTGCTTCGCGCGGCGGCGCTCTTCGAGATCGCCGCCATCCCCTGAGCCACGGGATTCGAGAACGTTCCCACGGGTCCCGTGAGCGAAGGTCCGCCTCCTCGACGCAGGGGTACCGTTTCGAGGTGCGCGTCAGCGCTTCTTGTCGACGCTTTTAGCGGGCGGTTTCGGCGTCTTCCGCTTGGCGCCCGCCTTGACCTTCTTTTTAGTCGGTTTGGCGGACTCGGCATCATCGCCTCCCTCATCGGCCGCAGCCCCGGAGATCGGTTGTGCCGGCACGGGAGCCGGTGCGGCAACGGCCGCAGCCGGGGGCGCGGCCGCAGCGGGGTTGGCCGGTACCGCCGCGGGGGGGGGAGCCGCGGCCGCGGGAGGCGGAGGCGCTTTGTCCTTGCCTCCTCCCATCAGCATCAGAATGCCGACGATGGCCACTACGACCGCAACAGCCACACCCACGAACACCCCCATCTTTCGGCCGGGGGCGAGTTCGCCCACGATATCCTCCTCGGACATCTTCTCGCCGGGGATCGAACGGCCCACCGTGGGCAGAGCGGTGGCCGTGCCCCCGGTGCGAAGCGAAAACTTTTTGCGGTCGTCCGTGGTCACCGATCCGTCGTCGACGTAACGGTCTTCGATGGGACGGATGTCGTCGGAGGGCACCTCGACTTTGTCCTCGGCAGCGCCGGCAGCGGCTGCCTTTGCCTTTGCCTCGGCTACCATCTGCTCGACATCGCCCTTTTTGAACCAGAGCGTTTCTCGGAACGCGGCGCCCTTGGCGCTGCCCGACCCAGGGGCCGTCGCCGACGAGGCAGCAGGCGCAGCGGCAACGGGGGCTTGCGGCGCTTCGAGGGGATTCGGAGTGACTGGAGGCGGCGTGAGCCGAGCAGCGGCCATGGGGGATCCATCGGCGGCTCTCGGGGCAGCTGAACCCGTTGACGGGTGAGTCAGAACTACAGGCGCGGCGGGCACCGGCGTAGCCACAGGGGCCGATGCGGGTGCTGGAGCTCCCCCCGCGGCAGCGGCCGCAGCGGCCTGCCGCTGCGCGATCGCCTTTTGCACCATCTCCTGAACTTCAGACTGACCGCCCGCGAAGAGCATCGTCTTGGCGAAACCTACCGCTCCTGCGTCGGGCTTTCCGGGGGCAGCGGCGGGGGCGGCCGGCGTAAGCGCCTCGACCTCGCTCAAAAAGAGCCGCAGGGTAAGGGGCCTCTTGCTCGCATTTTTGTCGAGAGCCTTCAGCAAAACGCGGTCGACGTCGGGACTCAGGGTGGCGTCTGGACGTCTTTGGCTTGGCCCCAGGGGATAACTCGAGACGTGCAAGTCGAAAACTGCTTTTGGGTCCGCAGCCGCAAAGGGCGGCTCGCCCGTGAGCATGTGATAGAAAACACACGCCAGGCTGTAGGTGTTCGAACGCTGGTCAACGGGCCTCCCCTGGGCCTGTTCGGGGGAGGCGTACTCGGGAACACCCGACAGGCGATCATCGAAGGGCACGGCAACCGCGAAGTTGATGATCTTCACCTGGCCGGACGGGTCGAGCAGGATGTTCTTGGGCGCAAGATCCCTGTGCACCATCCCGGCTTTTTGGGCCTCGAGAAGGCCTTCGCCGATCTGCGCCAGCAACTGCTTCGCCTGCGCGAGCGGCATAGCGCCTCGCTTCAGAACACTTGCGAGGGACTCCGCGCCGGTCACCAACTCGGTCGCGACGAAATACCGACCCTCGCCCGATTTGCCCGCATCGAGGACTTTGGCCACATGAGGGTGTTCCACCCGCATGAGCTGCTTGAATTCTCGATCGAGGCGCCCGGCCGTGATGGGATTGCTCGTGAGAGCGACTGGGAGGGTCTTGAGGGCGACCTCGGCACCGGTGTGCGAATCGACCGCACGCCAGACCTCGCCGGTTCTGCCGCCACCGACCTGCGTGAGCGGCTGGAAGCGAGGGCCCGCAGCGGCAGCAACTTCGAGGCGACGAGGCCCCTCATCCGTCGCGCAGGCCTCTTCGGGGCAGAAATTCGCTTCGTCCTCGTAGGTCTTCTTGCAGTTGGGGCAGGTCTTCATCCGGCTTTGGCCTCGCGGCGAGGTCCGTGAGGGCGCGGGCGGATCTGCTCGCGACGACACGGAGTTGCGCCATCTTATGCATGGCGGAATCCGAGATCAATCTTCGCTTGATTCGGCGTTTCGGGTACGGCGGAAAGGCACCACGGCGTTAGGTGGGCGAGCCAACGAAGAAAGGCGCCCGAGACGGTGATCCGGGGCGCCCTACGGGGGTGCAGAAACTCAGTGTGCGGGGCAACTCGACGTTTGCACCGAGTCGTACCACCGACCTGACCGCGAGACGGGCTCGAAGATCAGCGGCGGCGCCTCACGCCCTCACGTGCCCTCACTTGGGAGCCGGTTGCCCGGGCTCGCCACAAGCGGCGAAGAGCTGTTCGTACGACGGGGTGGATTGACGCGCATCGCGGTTCTTCCGCTTGCGGCCCGCCTTGCTGCGGCGCGCCTCGCGACGATTCCAGGTTTTTGCGGTGTTCGAAGCCATAGTCGCGCACGTCTACCAAGGCTTCCGCAAAACGTCAACGGGCGAGTCGGCTGCGTTTACGCTTTCGACTGCGTGACCCTCTCGATCTCGACCACCCCCTCTACCGCGAACAGCGCCCGCGCAAGCCGTTTGAACTGAGAGACGTGGCTCAACATGACCTGGAAAGTGTTGATGCCGCGCTCGTCGCTGGTGCGGCATTTGGCCTGAGAAATGTTCAACTCCTGCTCCTGGAACACCCGCGACAAATTGGCGAGGATCCCGGGCCTGTTCGAGGTTACGACCTCCAAGGTCACGGGTCTGAAGAGGGTGACGGAATCATCCCAGCTCACGTCGACCCGACGGGCGGGATCCAGATCCATCGCCTTTTCGCAGTCCCGCATGTGAACCATGACGGAGCGCCCGCGCGTGGTGAAGGCGGTGATGGGGTCCCCTGGAATGGGGCTGCAGCACTTCGCAAACCGCACGACCACGTCCGCATCGCCTTGGACGCTCACGCCGCCCACGGACTTCCGCGGGGGCCGGGCACGCGCCACGGCCACGGACGAAGGCTCGGCCAAAACCGCGTCCTCGGCGACCGCCTCGGGACCTGCCCCGGGGTACATGACGCGCGCCACGAGGTCCACCGGCTGCTTTTGGTACCCAATGAGCAGGAGAAGATCGTCCGCCGTGCCGGCTCTGAGCTGGCGAGCTGCCGATTCGAGGCGCCCTTCTTTCTCGGCGGCCGAAAAATCCCGGTCCATGGTGCGAAGATGCCGAGCCAAGAGGTCACGCCCGTACTGCTTGCTCCGTTCACGCTGGGCCACACGAAGATTGTGACGCACCCTGGCCTTCGCCCGGCTGGTGACGACGAACTTCAACCACTCCTTCGCAGGTTTCTGTTTTTCGGAGGTGAGGATCTCCACGGTGTCCCCGTTGCGAAGGACGTAGCGCAAAGGAACGATGATACCGTTGATCCGCGCCCCCGAGCAGTGATCTCCCACCTGCGTGTGGACGGCGTACGCAAAATCGATGGGCGTTGAGCCCTTGGGAAGCGCCTTTACGTCGCCGTTGGGTGTAAAGACGAAGACCTCTTCCTCGAAGAGGTCGATCTTGACCGTCTCGATGAACTCCGTGGGGTCCTTGAGATCCCGCTGCCACTCCATGAGCTGCGCCAGCCAAGCGAAGGCTTTGCTGTCCGTGGACTTCAGGTGGACCGAGTCCTTTTGGCGCCAGTGGGCAGCGATGCCCAGGCGCGCCGTTCTGTCCATCTCGTGGGTGCGGATCTGCACCTCGATGCGCTCGGAACGCGGGCCAATCACCGTGGAGTGAAGCGACTGGTACAGATTTGGCTTGGGCAGCGCGATGTAGTCCTTGAAGCGGCCCGGGATGGGCGTCCATCGGGTGTGGACCGCGCCCAAGGTCGCGTAGCAGTCGCGCACTGAAGGCGTCAGGATCCGGAACGACACGATGTCGAAAATCTGGTCGGGCTCCTGACCGGACTTGCGGGTCTTTTTGAAAATAGACCAGAGGTGCTTCGTATGCCCTTGTACCTCGGCGTCGATACCTTCCTGTTCCAGTGCCTCGCGAATGTGCCGGCAGACCTCCGCAACATAGCCGTCCCGGGCCTCGCGCGTGTTGTCGAGCCGCACACAGATCTGTTCGAAGTCTTCGGGTTCGAGGAAACGAAAACAAAGATCCTCGAGCTCGGACTTCATCCACTGGATGCCGAGCCGGTTGGCAAGCGGCGCGTAGATCTCCCGTGTCTCCATCGCGATGCGCTCCTGCTTCTCGCGCGGCATGTGACCAAGCGTGCGCATGTTGTCTGCGCGATCGGCCAGCTTGATCAGCACGACCCGGATGTCCCGTGCCATGGCCAGAAGCATCTTGCGGAAGTTCTCCGCCTGGCGCTCCTCACGGCTGCTCCAGGGCACCTGGCCTAGCTTGGTCACGCCTTCGACCAGCATCTGCACCTCGGCCCCGAAGAGGTCCCGGATCTCCTCGGGGGTGGCACCGGTGTCCTCTATCGTGTCGTGAAGCAAGCCTGCACAAACGGCTGCCTGGTCCAGACGAAGTTCCGCGATGGTGCGCGCAACCGCCAAGGGATGCACCACGTAGGGCTCGCCCGAGCGCCGAATCTGTCCGGCATGGTGGTGAGCCGCGTACGCAAAGCAGCGGTCGATGATGTCCAAGTCGGCCCCTGGGTCCATCCTGACGACGCTGTCCCTCAGCGCGGCGAGGCCGGCAGCGGTTTCAGTTTTGGGGGCGAGAGCTGACTCCATGGATGCTTGGCTTATTGCGCCAGATCGAGGTGTGGCGCGCACGAATCAACAGAGGAGTTTGGGCCTTTGGGCCTGCCTTCGTCAACAGCCCTGCCGCCTCACACGTTTGATGCCGATTCACCCGCGCCGGTCGTTCGCCCGCAAGAGCAACGCACTGCATCTTCAAAGATCATGACCGAAGGCCTCGTTCAGCAACATCTGCGCGCGGTGTTCGTTGCGGGTGCGGGCGCAGCACGCGGACACGTAGACCGCGGACAGCTCGCCGTAGGCCGTTTCGATCTCCTCGTTGACGACCAGGAAGTCGTAGTGCTTGTAATGCGCCAGTTCTTTTTTTGCCATCGCCAGACGGCTGCCAATGGCCTCGGGGCTCTCCGTGCCCCGGCTGCGGAGCCGCCGTTCGAGTTCGGCAAGGGACGGCGGCAAAATGAAACAAAGCACGCTGTCGTCGGGCCACTGCTGCCGAATTTGGCGCCCGCCTTGGTAGTCGATAT
The Myxococcales bacterium DNA segment above includes these coding regions:
- a CDS encoding HEAT repeat domain-containing protein yields the protein MTATIAGQSLERRKRSMRARLCAGVLGALLAGLVGIRGAEGAGKVDELSQILLTDSSYKVRVQAALVLGKLGDRAAVPALAKALGDANNTVRAVAAQSLGRLGAPEAADHLRTALKAEGDKFVRSQLERALAGLGRDGGEGGGKARIYLEFGPFSGGTKAASGESLGLLRKAIQQKLSDLGAVTFSLTSEEKADFAKAGRLGFLIDGNVTQLDEANVGGAVEINCDVKVMVARWPSKSILMWTSAGAAVQGGSRPQDKDMARRDCLEASAGQLGDDLKRFFQSQGG
- a CDS encoding VanZ family protein — translated: MKSKILHVRQRRRRLWWLAPGLWALLLFVASSIPGTSYPQVSFAFADKAVHALVYGFFGGLLARALANEFPGWTRFRVWAVAAGASLLYGATDELHQAFVPNRSPDPKDLLADGLGAGIGAALVLAYLAGTARLRARRPSSSPSSSKEGVTPARTQPPRG
- the tmk gene encoding dTMP kinase; protein product: MTALLIVLEGIDGSGTTTQAARLVSRLQSLGRLAHGTREPSTGPVGALLRELLMGRHAMADDRPVGGDTMALLFAADRKDHLQREIEPRLAEGCDVVSDRYVWSSWAYQAQEADLPWVKALGRNLRAPDLTLLIDLPIEEAARRRALAGRPEERYDADATLARVARQYQRLAADDPNARVVDGSPSIDEVTARIWSEVDRLLASRSPSQEAP
- a CDS encoding PilZ domain-containing protein, giving the protein MPDKPRLPKAPLPAPLPRLVTPDTDEEKREHLRFDKVFPVRVESLLFGEFRCVARNVSAGGIFIETRDHLPLGAQLRVCFLTPDESGEIVAIGEVKNHYFINFAQAGESRSVSGMAVRFLSFEEESEVHLRACLDRFRVLH
- a CDS encoding tetratricopeptide repeat protein, with protein sequence MSAGPLVAVGESSSRGPERLAVAIIAALVLAFFGHVLRFPFIYDDHWTIVDNPVVSQGSGLGQLLSGQLVREGVPDAGRPVMLASVILDARLWGLSPMAFHAQNLFWHALASILVLLGLRHLTQSLPAALFAAAIFAVHPLTVEPVAAVNYREDLLSTSFLLLGLFAVGASRRADGRGAVVVQKVLAFGCFVTAAGAKESAYVAPLLLLLLDLFLPRAESRADTARGLPPGKSARERIVDVGLAALATGLVMLWRRFALGAWGEVSQSAASNPDSLLFRVVESGHGFVAGLFQSIAPRGLSPEYDPVAIDGWGLFVGLAALVAIAGLVALVVYLRPRAPLAALGLAWALVAFLPTSGLVALTNERADRYMYLGLPGLILVVVVGLSRLSVRLSERLRRGRPPVTVAGMPLTWMLAGLMVTGLGLVSRQQSLLWADEERLWAYAVKHAPNSPRSWAGWGSLLLERRQTLEAQLAATAGLTRFNGDPRLRELLGLTYLHQGSIATACDVLKQAADVGPAADRAQRASNLGYCYMRLLRFEDALPQFEKARRLAPWFDRGWTNAIETLKRMGRTKEAEALQAEFDARGA